The genomic stretch GTTTTTGGAAAAAATCCGTGCCGCAGGCTGTCAGCGGGTGACCATCCATGCGCGCAAAGCCTGGCTCAAAGGGCTGTCCCCAAAAGAAAATCGCGACATTCCGCCTCTGGATTATGACCTGGTGCATGAAATGAAGCGCGCCTTTGGCGATATGCATATTTCGCTCAATGGCGGCATTGCCAGCTTGGACGCGGCGCTTGAGCATCTTGATCGGGGTCTTGACGGGGTGATGGTTGGTCGTGCCGCCTATCACCAACCCAGCGATATTCTGGCCGCCGCGGATGCGCGGGTCTATGGGGGTGGCGCGGCGCGCGATCCCTTTGATGTGGTGCAGCAGATGCTGCCCTATATCGAAGAGCAAATGGCGCAGGGCGCGCGGTTGCATCAGATCAGTCGCCACATGCTGGGGCTTTTTGCCGGCCGCCCCGGCGCGCGGGCCTGGCGACGCGCCCTGTCAGAAGGCGCAAGCCGTCCTGGCTCGGGGCCTGATCTGGTTTTGCAAGCGATGCAGCAGGTGCAAAACCCGCCAATCGCGATCTGAGGAACGTCTCACCGGTACACCGGGCTGTCTGCAGCACCCGGTGTATAGCGCCCTGCAGACAGCGCGCAGGTTGCAGCCTAGCGTTTGAGCCGGGCGGCGCGTCCGCCCCGGCGCTTGGTCAGGTTTGCGGCGCGGGCGGGAAGCGCCTCCATGACCTCTGCGCGGGCGTCATGAGACAGTTTTGACCATTGGGTGATTTCGTCGATCGAGCGATAACAGCCGGTACAGATGCGGGCCTCTGGGTGGACAACGCAGATATTGATGCAGGGGGATTGGATCTCGTCGCGCTGCCAGACCTCTTTACCATTGCCTTTAGTCATTCTTCAGGTGCCTCATACGGTCAAGTGCTCCCTGTAGGATATAGGAGGCGGCCACATGGTCGATAACCTCTGCGCGACGTTTGCGTGACGTATCTGCCTCCAAAAGCGCTCTTTCGGCCGCGACAGTGCTCAGCCTTTCGTCCCAGAACCCGATGGGCAGCTCTGTCAGGCGGGCCAGGTTGCGGGCAAAGGCGCGGGTTTTCTGGCAGCGGGGGCCTTCGGAGCCATCCATATTGCGCGGCAGGCCAAGCACCAGCCCGCCGATCTCGCGCTTTTTGACGATCTCAAACAGGTGTTCGGCGTCCAGGGTGAATTTCTTGCGCCGGATGGTTTCCAGTGGTGTTGCCACGGTGCCCATGCGGTCCGAGATGGCAACGCCTACGGTTTTGTCGCCAAGATCCAGGCCCGCAAGCGACGTAAAGCCCGGCGCGGCGACTGCAAACTCTTCGAATGTGTCGTAGATCATGGCTCCAGCCCTGCCATGGAGGCTGCGCTTTCAAGGCGCGCCAGTGCCTCTGCATCAGCGGCAAAGCGGGTTTTTGCCTCGTCATAGATTGCCTTGGCCCGATCCTGTTGGCCAAGCACGCCAAGCGCGCCGATCAACTGTGCCCATTCCGCCGCAGAGCCCCCTTCGGTGGCGAGGCGATCGGAGAGGCGGGCGACCATGCCCCGGATCATCTCCTGGCGGTCCTCCGTTGTCATCTCTTGCGCGGCCGAAAGATCTTCGGCGCTGGGACCTGCGAGGGCAGGGCCTGTTGCACCGGGGGCTGCTGGCGGAGAAATCGGGCTGTATTCAATTCCGGCGCGCAGGGCCATTTCTTCTATCTGGGACTCAATGCCTGCGATCCAGGGCGCCCCTTGCGGGCCTTGGCGCAGGGTGTCGGCCCAGATGCGAAAGGCGATGTCAGGTCGGTTCAGCTGGCCCTGGAGCAGGCCGTAATAATAGCGGGCCGGTCCATTGCGTGGATCCAGGCGCAGGGTATCATCCAGCAGTGCTTCGGCTTCGGGCGACACATAGCCCCCGGCTGCCATGATCATCAACTCTGCCAGCTCGCCATAGTCCTGAGGCTCTAGGTCGCCGCTCATGATGCGGATGTAGTTCTGTTTGGCCTGATAGGCGGCGATGAAGTTGCCAAGATTGGCCTCGTGCTGCGCCAGCAGGGCTTGTCCCTGGGCGTCGTCAGGACGCTCGCCAGCGGTTTTGCGCAGCTGCGCCACCAGATCCGTATATCCGGGCTCCAGATCCAGGGCTGGTTGGGCCGGGACCTTGGCTTCGGCCTCTGCCTGGTTGGGGCGGGTCTCGGCGTAGCGCGCTGCGGCCTCAATGCGCGAGGCCAGCCCCATATCCCCATACCCTGGCGCCCCAAGGACGTTATACAGAGCCAAAGTTCCGCCGACCAGCAACAGGGCTGTCAGCACAGATGTGAGACGGCTGATACCTGTTGGCTGGGTGCTGCCAGTGCTTTGTTGTTGCAGCTGAGCGTCAGCGGCCAAAATGCGCCGAGACACCTCGGTACGCACCCGCTGGGCATCGGATTCGTTGATCACGCCCCTTTGCAGATCCTTGTCGACGTCGCTCAGCTGTTGGCGATAGACTCGCAGATCATAGGCTGCAGGCGGTTCGCCCACTGAATGTGCGCGCAACAGGACGAGCCCCAAGAGAGCAGTCATCGCCAAAGCGACAAAGGAAATCAGGATCCAGAATACCATAGTTACACTGCCTCTTAGGTCGTATGTATCGGGCTGGGGTGCCGCTAGCCCCCATCTATAGATGCAAGGCACAGGAAAAAAGACCTAACTGGCCAGCTGCGCGCTCCTGTCCTGCCAAGGCGCGATTGGCCGCATGTCGCAAGAGTACAATAATGCGACGATAAACGGCACCGGATGCGCTATGCTCTGAGGCATACCTGTGAACAGTCTCGAACCATCGGATTCGCCCATGAAACGCTATTCTGCCTTTGCTGTCGCGCGAGAAGCCCTGCGCTATCATACCGGATGGGAGCGCGCCTGGCGCTCGCCGGCCCCCAAACGCCACTACGATGTGATCATCGTGGGCGCTGGCGGCCATGGTCTGGCCACCGCCTATTACCTTGGCAAGAATTTCGGCATCACCAATGTCGCGATTATCGAAAAG from Phaeobacter sp. G2 encodes the following:
- the dusA gene encoding tRNA dihydrouridine(20/20a) synthase DusA, with the translated sequence MMEWTDRHCRYLHRLLSHQVLLYTEMVTAPALVRGGALHLLDYSPEEHPVALQLGGSDPIELGQAAQLGARAGYDEINLNCGCPSDRVQSGAFGAVLMQSPDLVAECVAEMRAKVAVEITVKCRIGVDEQEPRDILPVFLEKIRAAGCQRVTIHARKAWLKGLSPKENRDIPPLDYDLVHEMKRAFGDMHISLNGGIASLDAALEHLDRGLDGVMVGRAAYHQPSDILAAADARVYGGGAARDPFDVVQQMLPYIEEQMAQGARLHQISRHMLGLFAGRPGARAWRRALSEGASRPGSGPDLVLQAMQQVQNPPIAI
- the ccmI gene encoding c-type cytochrome biogenesis protein CcmI, producing MVFWILISFVALAMTALLGLVLLRAHSVGEPPAAYDLRVYRQQLSDVDKDLQRGVINESDAQRVRTEVSRRILAADAQLQQQSTGSTQPTGISRLTSVLTALLLVGGTLALYNVLGAPGYGDMGLASRIEAAARYAETRPNQAEAEAKVPAQPALDLEPGYTDLVAQLRKTAGERPDDAQGQALLAQHEANLGNFIAAYQAKQNYIRIMSGDLEPQDYGELAELMIMAAGGYVSPEAEALLDDTLRLDPRNGPARYYYGLLQGQLNRPDIAFRIWADTLRQGPQGAPWIAGIESQIEEMALRAGIEYSPISPPAAPGATGPALAGPSAEDLSAAQEMTTEDRQEMIRGMVARLSDRLATEGGSAAEWAQLIGALGVLGQQDRAKAIYDEAKTRFAADAEALARLESAASMAGLEP
- a CDS encoding DUF1289 domain-containing protein; translation: MTKGNGKEVWQRDEIQSPCINICVVHPEARICTGCYRSIDEITQWSKLSHDARAEVMEALPARAANLTKRRGGRAARLKR
- the ruvX gene encoding Holliday junction resolvase RuvX — protein: MIYDTFEEFAVAAPGFTSLAGLDLGDKTVGVAISDRMGTVATPLETIRRKKFTLDAEHLFEIVKKREIGGLVLGLPRNMDGSEGPRCQKTRAFARNLARLTELPIGFWDERLSTVAAERALLEADTSRKRRAEVIDHVAASYILQGALDRMRHLKND